A single Stigmatopora argus isolate UIUO_Sarg chromosome 7, RoL_Sarg_1.0, whole genome shotgun sequence DNA region contains:
- the LOC144077867 gene encoding nocturnin-like isoform X2, with protein MGYPMGGGATRLYSTLAHSLSNSHRVALPLALLERDQAADTTLDPDLCQWQKGSSLSPLDPAEVLRQCEEALGDRPPRFCRAFIRPSGDHGGTIRVMQWNILAQALGEGLDSFVQCPPEALRWSRRKYLILDEILTYRPHVLCLQEVDHYFDTLQPVLARLGYSGKFCPKPWSPCLDVEGNNGPDGCALFFDESRFEFLDCVSLRLSAMMIPTNQVALVMILCCRSTRRHVCVAVTHLKARSGWEWLRSAQGSDLLRQIQNVVQKHADRTSTGCNIPIPMIICGDFNAVPNEEVYCHFVTSPLGLDSAYKKLSQDSLTEPEFTTWKIRPTGECCSTLDYIWYSQDTLRVDGVLDMPSEEEIGPNRLPSFSYPSDHLSLVCDFSFKEDE; from the exons ATGG GTTATCCAATGGGTGGAGGTGCCACCAGGCTATACAGCACCTTGGCTCACTCCCTTAGCAACAGCCATCGTGTCGCCCTCCCTCTGGCTCTCTTGGAACGCGACCAAGCGGCAGACACAACCCTGGATCCCGATTTGTGCCAG TGGCAAAAGGGCTCTTCGTTGAGTCCCCTCGATCCGGCCGAGGTTCTGCGGCAGTGCGAGGAGGCCCTCGGTGACCGACCGCCACGTTTTTGCAGAgcattcattcgcccctccggCGACCACGGCGGCACAATCCGCGTGATGCAGTGGAACATTCTAGCCCAAG ctcTGGGCGAAGGACTCGACAGTTTTGTGCAGTGTCCTCCAGAGGCCCTCAGGTGGTCTCGAAGAAAGTACCTCATCTTAGACGAGATCCTGACCTACCGACCTCACGTCCTGTGTCTACAGGAAGTGGACCACTACTTCGACACCCTACAGCCGGTTCTGGCGCGTCTGGGTTACAGCGGCAAGTTCTGCCCTAAACCTTGGTCACCGTGTCTGGATGTGGAGGGCAACAATGGCCCCGACGGCTGCGCCCTCTTCTTTGATGAGTCGCGTTTCGAGTTTTTGGATTGCGTCAGTTTACGGCTCTCTGCTATGATGATTCCAACTAATCAG GTTGCCCTGGTGATGATACTATGCTGTCGGAGTACAAGGCGGCACGTGTGCGTAGCCGTGACCCATCTGAAGGCCCGATCAGGCTGGGAATGGCTCCGCAGTGCCCAGGGGTCAGACCTTCTACGTCAAATCCAAAATGTGGTCCAGAAACATGCGGACAGAACATCAACTGGCTGCAATATCCCGATTCCTATGATCATCTGCGGCGATTTCAACGCGGTCCCGAATGAGGAGGTGTACTGTCATTTTGTCACCTCTCCTCTGGGTTTGGACTCGGCCTACAAAAAACTCAGCCAAGACAGTCTAACGGAACCCGAGTTCACTACGTGGAAGATTCGGCCGACGGGGGAATGCTGTAGCACTCTCGACTACATTTGGTACAGTCAGGACACGCTAAGGGTGGACGGCGTCTTGGACATGCCCTCGGAAGAAGAGATCGGTCCGAATAGGCTTCCGTCCTTCAGCTATCCTTCAGACCACCTCTCTCTGGTTTGTGACTTCAGCTTTAAGGAGGACGAGTGA
- the LOC144077867 gene encoding nocturnin-like isoform X1 — translation MGTMSYPMGGGATRLYSTLAHSLSNSHRVALPLALLERDQAADTTLDPDLCQWQKGSSLSPLDPAEVLRQCEEALGDRPPRFCRAFIRPSGDHGGTIRVMQWNILAQALGEGLDSFVQCPPEALRWSRRKYLILDEILTYRPHVLCLQEVDHYFDTLQPVLARLGYSGKFCPKPWSPCLDVEGNNGPDGCALFFDESRFEFLDCVSLRLSAMMIPTNQVALVMILCCRSTRRHVCVAVTHLKARSGWEWLRSAQGSDLLRQIQNVVQKHADRTSTGCNIPIPMIICGDFNAVPNEEVYCHFVTSPLGLDSAYKKLSQDSLTEPEFTTWKIRPTGECCSTLDYIWYSQDTLRVDGVLDMPSEEEIGPNRLPSFSYPSDHLSLVCDFSFKEDE, via the exons ATGGGTACAATGA GTTATCCAATGGGTGGAGGTGCCACCAGGCTATACAGCACCTTGGCTCACTCCCTTAGCAACAGCCATCGTGTCGCCCTCCCTCTGGCTCTCTTGGAACGCGACCAAGCGGCAGACACAACCCTGGATCCCGATTTGTGCCAG TGGCAAAAGGGCTCTTCGTTGAGTCCCCTCGATCCGGCCGAGGTTCTGCGGCAGTGCGAGGAGGCCCTCGGTGACCGACCGCCACGTTTTTGCAGAgcattcattcgcccctccggCGACCACGGCGGCACAATCCGCGTGATGCAGTGGAACATTCTAGCCCAAG ctcTGGGCGAAGGACTCGACAGTTTTGTGCAGTGTCCTCCAGAGGCCCTCAGGTGGTCTCGAAGAAAGTACCTCATCTTAGACGAGATCCTGACCTACCGACCTCACGTCCTGTGTCTACAGGAAGTGGACCACTACTTCGACACCCTACAGCCGGTTCTGGCGCGTCTGGGTTACAGCGGCAAGTTCTGCCCTAAACCTTGGTCACCGTGTCTGGATGTGGAGGGCAACAATGGCCCCGACGGCTGCGCCCTCTTCTTTGATGAGTCGCGTTTCGAGTTTTTGGATTGCGTCAGTTTACGGCTCTCTGCTATGATGATTCCAACTAATCAG GTTGCCCTGGTGATGATACTATGCTGTCGGAGTACAAGGCGGCACGTGTGCGTAGCCGTGACCCATCTGAAGGCCCGATCAGGCTGGGAATGGCTCCGCAGTGCCCAGGGGTCAGACCTTCTACGTCAAATCCAAAATGTGGTCCAGAAACATGCGGACAGAACATCAACTGGCTGCAATATCCCGATTCCTATGATCATCTGCGGCGATTTCAACGCGGTCCCGAATGAGGAGGTGTACTGTCATTTTGTCACCTCTCCTCTGGGTTTGGACTCGGCCTACAAAAAACTCAGCCAAGACAGTCTAACGGAACCCGAGTTCACTACGTGGAAGATTCGGCCGACGGGGGAATGCTGTAGCACTCTCGACTACATTTGGTACAGTCAGGACACGCTAAGGGTGGACGGCGTCTTGGACATGCCCTCGGAAGAAGAGATCGGTCCGAATAGGCTTCCGTCCTTCAGCTATCCTTCAGACCACCTCTCTCTGGTTTGTGACTTCAGCTTTAAGGAGGACGAGTGA
- the LOC144077867 gene encoding nocturnin-like isoform X3, whose amino-acid sequence MGGGATRLYSTLAHSLSNSHRVALPLALLERDQAADTTLDPDLCQWQKGSSLSPLDPAEVLRQCEEALGDRPPRFCRAFIRPSGDHGGTIRVMQWNILAQALGEGLDSFVQCPPEALRWSRRKYLILDEILTYRPHVLCLQEVDHYFDTLQPVLARLGYSGKFCPKPWSPCLDVEGNNGPDGCALFFDESRFEFLDCVSLRLSAMMIPTNQVALVMILCCRSTRRHVCVAVTHLKARSGWEWLRSAQGSDLLRQIQNVVQKHADRTSTGCNIPIPMIICGDFNAVPNEEVYCHFVTSPLGLDSAYKKLSQDSLTEPEFTTWKIRPTGECCSTLDYIWYSQDTLRVDGVLDMPSEEEIGPNRLPSFSYPSDHLSLVCDFSFKEDE is encoded by the exons ATGGGTGGAGGTGCCACCAGGCTATACAGCACCTTGGCTCACTCCCTTAGCAACAGCCATCGTGTCGCCCTCCCTCTGGCTCTCTTGGAACGCGACCAAGCGGCAGACACAACCCTGGATCCCGATTTGTGCCAG TGGCAAAAGGGCTCTTCGTTGAGTCCCCTCGATCCGGCCGAGGTTCTGCGGCAGTGCGAGGAGGCCCTCGGTGACCGACCGCCACGTTTTTGCAGAgcattcattcgcccctccggCGACCACGGCGGCACAATCCGCGTGATGCAGTGGAACATTCTAGCCCAAG ctcTGGGCGAAGGACTCGACAGTTTTGTGCAGTGTCCTCCAGAGGCCCTCAGGTGGTCTCGAAGAAAGTACCTCATCTTAGACGAGATCCTGACCTACCGACCTCACGTCCTGTGTCTACAGGAAGTGGACCACTACTTCGACACCCTACAGCCGGTTCTGGCGCGTCTGGGTTACAGCGGCAAGTTCTGCCCTAAACCTTGGTCACCGTGTCTGGATGTGGAGGGCAACAATGGCCCCGACGGCTGCGCCCTCTTCTTTGATGAGTCGCGTTTCGAGTTTTTGGATTGCGTCAGTTTACGGCTCTCTGCTATGATGATTCCAACTAATCAG GTTGCCCTGGTGATGATACTATGCTGTCGGAGTACAAGGCGGCACGTGTGCGTAGCCGTGACCCATCTGAAGGCCCGATCAGGCTGGGAATGGCTCCGCAGTGCCCAGGGGTCAGACCTTCTACGTCAAATCCAAAATGTGGTCCAGAAACATGCGGACAGAACATCAACTGGCTGCAATATCCCGATTCCTATGATCATCTGCGGCGATTTCAACGCGGTCCCGAATGAGGAGGTGTACTGTCATTTTGTCACCTCTCCTCTGGGTTTGGACTCGGCCTACAAAAAACTCAGCCAAGACAGTCTAACGGAACCCGAGTTCACTACGTGGAAGATTCGGCCGACGGGGGAATGCTGTAGCACTCTCGACTACATTTGGTACAGTCAGGACACGCTAAGGGTGGACGGCGTCTTGGACATGCCCTCGGAAGAAGAGATCGGTCCGAATAGGCTTCCGTCCTTCAGCTATCCTTCAGACCACCTCTCTCTGGTTTGTGACTTCAGCTTTAAGGAGGACGAGTGA
- the LOC144077537 gene encoding ETS-related transcription factor Elf-2-like isoform X1, whose amino-acid sequence MTSVALVDSSGTVVEYVTAVEDPQQDNEFDLDMETEEEVEGDYEEVEDGREAENYHTVIVDEVPGAFLTEEYGHAAQIVMYDDQTYIMQEVGNEQDVASERGTVEASVHGSSIHCSDKTIEAAQTLLHMDSPCSIREDCSPEAFIPPCVATPDFLHAAMRPDIAGTEVEISTEDCCEEEEDDDDDDDDEDMGSLIEEPEAEHDHEPVRKRKPGRKLKTHQSYTNGSVDIGLRKKSREGKGGSTIYLWEFLLDLLQDKNTCPRYIKWTQREKGIFKLVDSKAVSKLWGKHKNKPDMNYETMGRALRYYYQRGILAKVEGQRLVYQFKEMPKNIVIIDDDKTDMSVNQDPMESKTAVSYERFLQPPDVMLKRSAMPSRKPNILRSGNRGNACQSSVVTGNKSVTVDVSESGRGQPPAVLSNASGARTVRVAMQVPVVMTSLGQKISTVTMQQPAVRTVAGGHATLLSSASALGSAGPNSQQKVVIQTIPTMVPATAENGEKITVQLAKIITIPAHQLAQCQLQASTGVAKPGTGAPTAGISLLGSPLTVQALAPVSVASGAQVMRLSVPAQAQQHTLVVSQSGSSGAVAAKPRLISGIFNGAELAMGVRVQPQKEENPKIVSLDAVNPDVHTKLEVPMAVKTEEPEC is encoded by the exons ATGACCTCAGTTGCACTGGTTGACAGTAGCGGAACAGTGGTGGAATATGTCACAGCTGTGGAAGACCCTCAGCAG GACAATGAGTTTGATCTGGACATGGAAACAGAGGAAGAAGTGGAGGGTGATTATGAAGAGGTAGAGGACGGAAGAGAGGCTGAGAACTACCACACCGTCATTGTGGATGAGGTTCCTGGTGCCTTTTTAACTGAGGAGTACGGTCACGCAGCCCAGATTGTTATGTATGATGACCAAACGTACATAATGCAAGAAGTCGGCAATGAGCAGGATGTGGCGTCGGAAAGGGGGACAG ttGAGGCATCTGTACATGGCTCCAGTATACACTGTTCTGATAAAACTATCGAGGCTGCGCAGACTCTGCTGCACATGGATTCACCATGCAGTATCAGAGAAGACTGCAGTCCAG AAGCTTTCATCCCACCTTGTGTAGCAACACCTGACTTCCTCCATGCCGCCATGCGCCCGGACATTGCAGGGACAGAGGTGGAGATATCGACGGAGGACTGctgcgaagaagaagaagatgacgacgacgatgacgatgatgaagaTATGGGCAGCCTGATAGAGGAGCCAGAGGCAGAACACGACCACGAGCCTGTCAGGAAGAGAAAAC CTGGACGGAAACTAAAAACTCATCAGTCCTACACTAACGGCTCAGTAGATATCGGTCTTCGGAAGAAATCAAGAGAAGGAAAAG GAGGAAGCACCATCTACCTATGGGAGTTCCTATTGGACCTCCTGCAGGACAAGAACACCTGTCCCAGGTACATTAAGTGGACACAGAGGGAGAAGGGGATCTTCAAGCTGGTGGACTCCAAGGCTGTCTCCAAGTTGTGGGGAAAACACAAGAACAAACCAGACATGAACTACGAGACCATGGGACGGGCACTTAG atattACTATCAACGTGGCATTCTTGCTAAGGTTGAAGGCCAGCGTCTAGTCTACCAGTTTAAAGAGATGCCCAAAAACATTGTAATAATCGATGATGACAAGACAGATATGTCCGTCAACCAAGACCCGATGGAATCCAAGACAGCGGTGTCCTACGAGCGTTTCCTGCAGCCGCCAGACGTCATGCTGAAGCGCTCCGCCATGCCCTCCAGAAAGCCCAACATTCTGCGCAGCGGCAACAGGGGCAATGCATGTCAGTCATCTGTCGTCACGGGCAACAAGAGCGTGACGGTGGATGTTTCTGAGTCGGGTCGGGGTCAACCGCCGGCTGTCCTTTCCAATGCTTCCGGGGCCAG GACGGTGCGAGTCGCCATGCAGGTGCCGGTGGTCATGACTTCATTGGGTCAAAAGATCTCGACCGTTACGATGCAGCAGCCGGCAGTAAGAACGGTGGCGGGCGGCCATGCCACCCTCCTGTCCAGCGCTTCGGCTCTTGGATCCGCTGGACCCAACTCACAACAAAAG GTTGTGATCCAGACCATCCCCACCATGGTCCCCGCCACAGCGGAAAATGGCGAGAAAATCACGGTGCAGTTGGCCAAAATCATCACAATCCCAGCTCATCAGTTAGCTCAGTGCCAGCTGCAGGCGTCAACGGGCGTGGCCAAGCCCGGCACGGGCGCGCCGACGGCCGGCATCAGCCTCCTGGGAAGCCCCCTGACGGTCCAGGCCCTGGCGCCGGTCAGCGTGGCGTCAGGAGCACAGGTCATGCGACTGTCGGTGCCCGCACAGGCGCAGCAACATACTCTGGTGGTGTCGCAGTCGGGAAGCAGCGGCGCCGTCGCGGCAAAGCCGCGGTTAATTAGCGGGATTTTTAACGGCGCCGAGCTGGCGATGGGAGTCCGAGTCCAACCGCAGAAAGAAGAGAACCCCAAAATCGTCTCATTGGACGCGGTCAATCCCGACGTGCATACCAAACTGGAGGTCCCGATGGCGGTAAAGACTGAAGAGCCTGAGTGTTGA
- the LOC144077537 gene encoding ETS-related transcription factor Elf-2-like isoform X2: METEEEVEGDYEEVEDGREAENYHTVIVDEVPGAFLTEEYGHAAQIVMYDDQTYIMQEVGNEQDVASERGTVEASVHGSSIHCSDKTIEAAQTLLHMDSPCSIREDCSPEAFIPPCVATPDFLHAAMRPDIAGTEVEISTEDCCEEEEDDDDDDDDEDMGSLIEEPEAEHDHEPVRKRKPGRKLKTHQSYTNGSVDIGLRKKSREGKGGSTIYLWEFLLDLLQDKNTCPRYIKWTQREKGIFKLVDSKAVSKLWGKHKNKPDMNYETMGRALRYYYQRGILAKVEGQRLVYQFKEMPKNIVIIDDDKTDMSVNQDPMESKTAVSYERFLQPPDVMLKRSAMPSRKPNILRSGNRGNACQSSVVTGNKSVTVDVSESGRGQPPAVLSNASGARTVRVAMQVPVVMTSLGQKISTVTMQQPAVRTVAGGHATLLSSASALGSAGPNSQQKVVIQTIPTMVPATAENGEKITVQLAKIITIPAHQLAQCQLQASTGVAKPGTGAPTAGISLLGSPLTVQALAPVSVASGAQVMRLSVPAQAQQHTLVVSQSGSSGAVAAKPRLISGIFNGAELAMGVRVQPQKEENPKIVSLDAVNPDVHTKLEVPMAVKTEEPEC; this comes from the exons ATGGAAACAGAGGAAGAAGTGGAGGGTGATTATGAAGAGGTAGAGGACGGAAGAGAGGCTGAGAACTACCACACCGTCATTGTGGATGAGGTTCCTGGTGCCTTTTTAACTGAGGAGTACGGTCACGCAGCCCAGATTGTTATGTATGATGACCAAACGTACATAATGCAAGAAGTCGGCAATGAGCAGGATGTGGCGTCGGAAAGGGGGACAG ttGAGGCATCTGTACATGGCTCCAGTATACACTGTTCTGATAAAACTATCGAGGCTGCGCAGACTCTGCTGCACATGGATTCACCATGCAGTATCAGAGAAGACTGCAGTCCAG AAGCTTTCATCCCACCTTGTGTAGCAACACCTGACTTCCTCCATGCCGCCATGCGCCCGGACATTGCAGGGACAGAGGTGGAGATATCGACGGAGGACTGctgcgaagaagaagaagatgacgacgacgatgacgatgatgaagaTATGGGCAGCCTGATAGAGGAGCCAGAGGCAGAACACGACCACGAGCCTGTCAGGAAGAGAAAAC CTGGACGGAAACTAAAAACTCATCAGTCCTACACTAACGGCTCAGTAGATATCGGTCTTCGGAAGAAATCAAGAGAAGGAAAAG GAGGAAGCACCATCTACCTATGGGAGTTCCTATTGGACCTCCTGCAGGACAAGAACACCTGTCCCAGGTACATTAAGTGGACACAGAGGGAGAAGGGGATCTTCAAGCTGGTGGACTCCAAGGCTGTCTCCAAGTTGTGGGGAAAACACAAGAACAAACCAGACATGAACTACGAGACCATGGGACGGGCACTTAG atattACTATCAACGTGGCATTCTTGCTAAGGTTGAAGGCCAGCGTCTAGTCTACCAGTTTAAAGAGATGCCCAAAAACATTGTAATAATCGATGATGACAAGACAGATATGTCCGTCAACCAAGACCCGATGGAATCCAAGACAGCGGTGTCCTACGAGCGTTTCCTGCAGCCGCCAGACGTCATGCTGAAGCGCTCCGCCATGCCCTCCAGAAAGCCCAACATTCTGCGCAGCGGCAACAGGGGCAATGCATGTCAGTCATCTGTCGTCACGGGCAACAAGAGCGTGACGGTGGATGTTTCTGAGTCGGGTCGGGGTCAACCGCCGGCTGTCCTTTCCAATGCTTCCGGGGCCAG GACGGTGCGAGTCGCCATGCAGGTGCCGGTGGTCATGACTTCATTGGGTCAAAAGATCTCGACCGTTACGATGCAGCAGCCGGCAGTAAGAACGGTGGCGGGCGGCCATGCCACCCTCCTGTCCAGCGCTTCGGCTCTTGGATCCGCTGGACCCAACTCACAACAAAAG GTTGTGATCCAGACCATCCCCACCATGGTCCCCGCCACAGCGGAAAATGGCGAGAAAATCACGGTGCAGTTGGCCAAAATCATCACAATCCCAGCTCATCAGTTAGCTCAGTGCCAGCTGCAGGCGTCAACGGGCGTGGCCAAGCCCGGCACGGGCGCGCCGACGGCCGGCATCAGCCTCCTGGGAAGCCCCCTGACGGTCCAGGCCCTGGCGCCGGTCAGCGTGGCGTCAGGAGCACAGGTCATGCGACTGTCGGTGCCCGCACAGGCGCAGCAACATACTCTGGTGGTGTCGCAGTCGGGAAGCAGCGGCGCCGTCGCGGCAAAGCCGCGGTTAATTAGCGGGATTTTTAACGGCGCCGAGCTGGCGATGGGAGTCCGAGTCCAACCGCAGAAAGAAGAGAACCCCAAAATCGTCTCATTGGACGCGGTCAATCCCGACGTGCATACCAAACTGGAGGTCCCGATGGCGGTAAAGACTGAAGAGCCTGAGTGTTGA
- the LOC144077537 gene encoding ETS-related transcription factor Elf-2-like isoform X3: MATSQRDGHANQLDLLIRAVEASVHGSSIHCSDKTIEAAQTLLHMDSPCSIREDCSPEAFIPPCVATPDFLHAAMRPDIAGTEVEISTEDCCEEEEDDDDDDDDEDMGSLIEEPEAEHDHEPVRKRKPGRKLKTHQSYTNGSVDIGLRKKSREGKGGSTIYLWEFLLDLLQDKNTCPRYIKWTQREKGIFKLVDSKAVSKLWGKHKNKPDMNYETMGRALRYYYQRGILAKVEGQRLVYQFKEMPKNIVIIDDDKTDMSVNQDPMESKTAVSYERFLQPPDVMLKRSAMPSRKPNILRSGNRGNACQSSVVTGNKSVTVDVSESGRGQPPAVLSNASGARTVRVAMQVPVVMTSLGQKISTVTMQQPAVRTVAGGHATLLSSASALGSAGPNSQQKVVIQTIPTMVPATAENGEKITVQLAKIITIPAHQLAQCQLQASTGVAKPGTGAPTAGISLLGSPLTVQALAPVSVASGAQVMRLSVPAQAQQHTLVVSQSGSSGAVAAKPRLISGIFNGAELAMGVRVQPQKEENPKIVSLDAVNPDVHTKLEVPMAVKTEEPEC; the protein is encoded by the exons atggcGACTTCGCAACGTGACGGGCACGCAAACCAGCTTGATCTACTTATACGAGCCG ttGAGGCATCTGTACATGGCTCCAGTATACACTGTTCTGATAAAACTATCGAGGCTGCGCAGACTCTGCTGCACATGGATTCACCATGCAGTATCAGAGAAGACTGCAGTCCAG AAGCTTTCATCCCACCTTGTGTAGCAACACCTGACTTCCTCCATGCCGCCATGCGCCCGGACATTGCAGGGACAGAGGTGGAGATATCGACGGAGGACTGctgcgaagaagaagaagatgacgacgacgatgacgatgatgaagaTATGGGCAGCCTGATAGAGGAGCCAGAGGCAGAACACGACCACGAGCCTGTCAGGAAGAGAAAAC CTGGACGGAAACTAAAAACTCATCAGTCCTACACTAACGGCTCAGTAGATATCGGTCTTCGGAAGAAATCAAGAGAAGGAAAAG GAGGAAGCACCATCTACCTATGGGAGTTCCTATTGGACCTCCTGCAGGACAAGAACACCTGTCCCAGGTACATTAAGTGGACACAGAGGGAGAAGGGGATCTTCAAGCTGGTGGACTCCAAGGCTGTCTCCAAGTTGTGGGGAAAACACAAGAACAAACCAGACATGAACTACGAGACCATGGGACGGGCACTTAG atattACTATCAACGTGGCATTCTTGCTAAGGTTGAAGGCCAGCGTCTAGTCTACCAGTTTAAAGAGATGCCCAAAAACATTGTAATAATCGATGATGACAAGACAGATATGTCCGTCAACCAAGACCCGATGGAATCCAAGACAGCGGTGTCCTACGAGCGTTTCCTGCAGCCGCCAGACGTCATGCTGAAGCGCTCCGCCATGCCCTCCAGAAAGCCCAACATTCTGCGCAGCGGCAACAGGGGCAATGCATGTCAGTCATCTGTCGTCACGGGCAACAAGAGCGTGACGGTGGATGTTTCTGAGTCGGGTCGGGGTCAACCGCCGGCTGTCCTTTCCAATGCTTCCGGGGCCAG GACGGTGCGAGTCGCCATGCAGGTGCCGGTGGTCATGACTTCATTGGGTCAAAAGATCTCGACCGTTACGATGCAGCAGCCGGCAGTAAGAACGGTGGCGGGCGGCCATGCCACCCTCCTGTCCAGCGCTTCGGCTCTTGGATCCGCTGGACCCAACTCACAACAAAAG GTTGTGATCCAGACCATCCCCACCATGGTCCCCGCCACAGCGGAAAATGGCGAGAAAATCACGGTGCAGTTGGCCAAAATCATCACAATCCCAGCTCATCAGTTAGCTCAGTGCCAGCTGCAGGCGTCAACGGGCGTGGCCAAGCCCGGCACGGGCGCGCCGACGGCCGGCATCAGCCTCCTGGGAAGCCCCCTGACGGTCCAGGCCCTGGCGCCGGTCAGCGTGGCGTCAGGAGCACAGGTCATGCGACTGTCGGTGCCCGCACAGGCGCAGCAACATACTCTGGTGGTGTCGCAGTCGGGAAGCAGCGGCGCCGTCGCGGCAAAGCCGCGGTTAATTAGCGGGATTTTTAACGGCGCCGAGCTGGCGATGGGAGTCCGAGTCCAACCGCAGAAAGAAGAGAACCCCAAAATCGTCTCATTGGACGCGGTCAATCCCGACGTGCATACCAAACTGGAGGTCCCGATGGCGGTAAAGACTGAAGAGCCTGAGTGTTGA